The sequence TGATAAATTGTCCCTTGTGTCCACAGAACTCAGTGATAGCTCTCTGAGCTTTGGTAATCGAAATAAAACATATTGAAGTGATGCCAAAGAAAGGCTTTTCTGTCTGACGTGAAGAGTCAATGCTTGCAATTTTTTTAATTCTGCAAGTTGGTGCAGAGAACTGTTATGGCCAAACAACAAAGTGCATAAAACCAAGTGAGTTAGTTGTTTGAAGCTAGCCACTTCTCTTAGCAGCTCTTGGTCAAGCATTTGTAAACTATTACTCAGCTGTAGTTTCTGTAAGTTTGCGAGTGATCTCAAAGTGCGTAGACTTTCCGGGTTCTTTTTTACATCAATAGTAACAGCTGTCAGGTCAGGAAGTAAATTCACCATCTTCTGCCATTGCTTCTGTGTTGCTTGCTTAATTACCACAGATCTAATTCTCCTCTTTTTAAGTGTTCTCCAAAATAAGGAGTTACAGCTTTGTAAACTTTTCAGGACAATTGTACTATTCAGCCATAAGGTAGGATGGTCGATTGACTGTTGCAAGTATTTGCAGGTTGCACGAACATTAGCCTTTTCCTCAGATGTTAGATATTTAAATACTTCCAACAATATATCCTGAGGTAGGTTTAACCAATGATGACCTACTTTTGCCATATTGATTGTAAGATCCTAACCTCCCTGGATGCAAAAAGAgaaaaagacttccatttatatagtgcctttcataacttcaggatgtcccaaagggctttacagccaatgatgtacttttgaagtgtagttactgttgtaatgtaggaatgcagCCAATTCTTTGTTTACTTTACTAACACCTACAGGAAAACAAGAAAATACTTCAGTGCTTGACATTGGCTCTTCATGCATTACCATATATTAGTTTTCACtgtacatttatatttatattcagACACATATTTTTTTTCACAGTGAATTCTATTACACAAAATAATCTTGCTGTTTTCagacttttaaaaaaaacaaatatacAAATTCATTTTCTTGTCTTGGAGCAGCCTGGAGGTGCACAAGAGTAGTAACAGATGAGTACTAATACAATTTTCCCCTCCTTCCTAGTGAAGAGGCACCTGCTTCTTGATGAGTATCAGCCCACTGTAATCAGAGATCAACATCTCAGAATCTCAGTCCAACCCACGTCACTTCATAGCATCTTGGACCACCACCTTACAATCTATTTTTCTCCTTTTAACCCTGACTTCCGTCCAGCTAACTTCACCATCTAACCCATAAGTGAGAatcagaggtcatgggttcaaaccccactccagagaattaAACACATAATTTGGCTGGTACTTCAGTACATGGAGAGATGAGAgagaaaaggacttgcatttatgtagtgcctttcacgacctctggactttacagccaataaagcactttttgaagtgtaatcactgttgtaatgtaggaaacccggcagctaatttTTGTACAGCATGatgccacaaacatcaatgtgataatgaccacatgatcgttttttttagtgatgttgattgagggataaatatgggtcaggacaccagggataactcccctgctcttcttcaaaatagagccatgggatctttcacatctacctgagagagcagacaagacctgtttcaagtctcatccaaaagactgacagtgcagcacacccgctGTAttagactggagtgtcagcctagattttttgtgctcaagtcactggagtggcacttgaacccttaagcttatgactcagaggcaagggtgctaccaactgagccacggctgacactagctGAGGAATTGACTTTTAGGTGAGATCTTAAAACGAGTttgtctgttcaggtggatgtaaaagatcccatgacactattcaaagaagagcaggcttTTTGATTTTttgaccaacatttatctctcaaccaacaccactataaCAGACAATTTGGTTATTTATCTCCTTATTCTTTATgactttgctgtgcataaattggttacTACATTTGCAATCATTACAAAGTGACAACATCAAAATCAAAGCACTTTGGAatggcctgaggttgtgaatggtatataaatgcaatttcttttcaTATGTTGAGATCTGTGCATACAAAACCATATCTCATTACGTGCAATTT is a genomic window of Pristiophorus japonicus isolate sPriJap1 chromosome 4, sPriJap1.hap1, whole genome shotgun sequence containing:
- the LOC139262350 gene encoding uncharacterized protein isoform X2 — its product is MAKVGHHWLNLPQDILLEVFKYLTSEEKANVRATCKYLQQSIDHPTLWLNSTIVLKSLQSCNSLFWRTLKKRRIRSVVIKQATQKQWQKMVNLLPDLTAVTIDVKKNPESLRTLRSLANLQKLQLSNSLQMLDQELLREVASFKQLTHLVLCTLLFGHNSSLHQLAELKKLQALTLHVRQKSLSLASLQYVLFRLPKLRELSLSSVDTRDNLSACFTAPEIMNSKQTECDSLEPHCISHLQLEKLSLLNSFNGPMSEAALKQLSNVSSLSVSLSRPHISMNSNYVHSMLENLPSITELELSWTGPLADYVKILPSDLASFDLINTRLSNVDVQLLSDSSGKTLKHLGLVLCSGFTEIMLKRLPKQFPFLQTLDLRYCIYLKRKSVSEKHAF